From the genome of Prevotella herbatica, one region includes:
- a CDS encoding RagB/SusD family nutrient uptake outer membrane protein produces the protein MKKSYISLLIIASLGLGMTSCEDRLDIAKHGNMGGQEAFYKTDEEADQALTSLYVSFRSNYYNWFFLKNLLSDDVWCGGGSRGDNAEMEKLNEYTFGTDHSMVQTEYTNLYGIIYKANLIIDQVSPNTDNMKRDIAEAYFFRAWANFELVTLWGTAPVVDHLLQPNEYRPGNSNQEILWTNVENDLKKAINAGVLPSKKDVNDRETGIRITEETAEAYLGKTYLFESKYSEAAQMFEKVIQSGKYALYTGEYDQLLHAINNNCCENILEAQLRNDSEQAWNQMTMLYLMQGWRTDKLLYSGQASTEIATGTYGFMNPRKSLYDAFVVEEGKDGYRLNSTLRTYDQMKAYGISIMPGAYLYGNEGYFMWKTRPLKADCIMDAPYFQALQYSDMRVMRYAEVLLMAAEANLQAGNQSKALDYVNQIRKRAKLTPLSTVTLLTIKNEKRLELCMESVRYQDLVRWGDAKEALGKQGEQIPSLTANGIQWNYKNDTYGYQERNKLLPIPLKETELNPNISQNEGWK, from the coding sequence ATGAAAAAATCATATATTTCCCTTTTGATCATAGCCAGCTTAGGACTGGGCATGACAAGCTGTGAAGATAGACTCGACATTGCTAAGCATGGCAACATGGGCGGTCAGGAAGCATTCTACAAGACAGATGAGGAGGCTGATCAGGCCCTTACATCGCTCTATGTCAGTTTCCGAAGTAACTACTACAACTGGTTTTTCCTTAAAAACCTACTGTCTGACGACGTATGGTGCGGAGGAGGATCACGCGGAGACAATGCCGAAATGGAGAAACTCAATGAATATACCTTTGGCACCGATCACAGTATGGTGCAGACTGAATACACAAACCTCTATGGTATCATCTATAAAGCCAACCTAATTATTGACCAAGTGTCCCCCAACACCGATAATATGAAGCGCGACATTGCTGAAGCATATTTCTTCCGTGCATGGGCTAACTTTGAACTGGTCACACTCTGGGGCACAGCGCCGGTAGTAGACCATCTACTGCAACCAAATGAATACCGCCCAGGCAACTCTAATCAGGAAATCCTTTGGACGAACGTTGAGAATGACTTAAAGAAAGCTATCAACGCCGGAGTGCTGCCATCAAAGAAAGATGTCAACGACCGCGAAACAGGAATCCGCATCACCGAAGAGACCGCCGAAGCCTATTTGGGCAAAACCTATCTGTTCGAAAGTAAGTATTCTGAGGCTGCACAGATGTTCGAAAAAGTCATTCAATCGGGCAAATATGCCCTCTATACTGGGGAATACGACCAACTGCTCCATGCAATCAACAACAACTGCTGCGAAAATATACTTGAAGCACAACTCCGCAACGACTCTGAACAGGCATGGAATCAGATGACTATGCTTTACCTGATGCAGGGCTGGCGCACCGACAAATTGCTTTACAGCGGACAAGCCTCAACCGAAATCGCCACCGGAACATACGGCTTCATGAACCCACGCAAGAGTCTTTACGACGCATTCGTGGTTGAAGAGGGCAAGGACGGATACCGTCTCAACAGCACCCTACGCACCTATGACCAGATGAAAGCCTATGGTATCAGCATCATGCCAGGTGCCTATCTCTATGGAAACGAAGGCTACTTCATGTGGAAAACTCGTCCGCTAAAGGCTGATTGCATCATGGACGCACCTTATTTTCAGGCCCTTCAATATTCAGACATGCGCGTCATGCGCTATGCCGAGGTACTGCTCATGGCTGCCGAGGCCAATCTTCAGGCCGGAAATCAGTCTAAAGCCCTAGACTATGTCAATCAAATCCGTAAGCGTGCCAAGCTGACTCCGCTATCTACCGTTACCCTTCTGACTATCAAGAACGAAAAACGCCTTGAACTGTGTATGGAGAGCGTACGCTATCAGGACCTCGTACGCTGGGGCGATGCCAAGGAAGCACTGGGCAAGCAGGGAGAACAGATTCCTTCGCTCACGGCAAATGGCATACAATGGAACTACAAGAACGACACTTACGGCTATCAAGAGCGCAACAAGCTTCTCCCTATACCTTTGAAGGAAACAGAACTCAACCCGAATATTTCACAGAATGAAGGTTGGAAGTAA
- a CDS encoding esterase codes for MKRQLMTLCMATLTVCSFAQQNLFGGQAPKSPEVNVDNTVTFRLMAPEAQKVQITGDFLPTQKVNTSYGEYDAPGVADLTKDDKGLWTFTTKEGIKPELYLYNMIIDGVKVTDPSNVYAIRDIANTTSIFLIGGDRADLYKVNKVPHGTVSKIWYNSPTAGLTRRCTVYTPAGYETSKQKYPVLYLLHGIGGDEQAWTELGRAAQILDNLIAQGKAKPMIVVMPNGNISQEACPGETSQGFTVPTMALPKTMDGYFEQAFPDVIKFVENTYRVQKDKAHRAIAGLSMGGFHSLFISINNPDTFDYVGLFSAAVDQQQKGGLDEIYANREQKIDNLFAKHPKLFWIGIGKSDFLYKNNAELRHYLDSKNFKYEYLETEGGHIWRNWRIYLSEFVPKLFK; via the coding sequence ATGAAAAGACAATTGATGACCCTATGCATGGCAACGCTGACAGTATGCAGTTTTGCCCAGCAAAACCTCTTTGGTGGACAGGCTCCAAAATCTCCAGAAGTGAATGTTGACAACACAGTAACCTTCCGGCTCATGGCTCCTGAAGCACAGAAGGTGCAAATAACGGGTGACTTTCTGCCCACACAAAAAGTGAACACATCCTATGGTGAATACGACGCACCGGGCGTAGCCGATCTCACTAAGGACGATAAAGGTCTGTGGACATTCACAACAAAAGAAGGAATAAAACCCGAACTCTACCTATATAATATGATTATCGATGGTGTAAAGGTGACCGATCCTTCCAATGTCTATGCCATTCGCGACATTGCCAACACCACAAGTATCTTCCTCATTGGTGGTGACCGCGCTGATTTATATAAAGTGAACAAGGTGCCGCACGGAACTGTTTCAAAGATTTGGTACAACAGCCCTACAGCTGGTCTGACCCGTCGCTGTACGGTTTACACCCCAGCAGGCTATGAAACCAGCAAGCAGAAATATCCAGTGCTCTATCTGCTTCATGGCATCGGCGGTGATGAACAAGCTTGGACAGAACTTGGTCGCGCAGCGCAAATTCTTGATAACCTCATCGCTCAAGGCAAAGCAAAACCTATGATTGTCGTAATGCCCAATGGAAACATCTCACAGGAGGCTTGCCCAGGCGAGACTTCCCAAGGCTTCACGGTCCCCACTATGGCTCTTCCCAAAACCATGGATGGCTACTTTGAGCAAGCTTTCCCCGATGTTATCAAGTTTGTCGAAAACACTTATCGCGTGCAAAAAGACAAGGCTCACCGCGCCATCGCCGGTCTTTCAATGGGTGGTTTTCACTCTCTGTTCATCTCCATCAACAATCCTGATACCTTTGACTACGTGGGACTCTTCTCCGCAGCCGTGGACCAACAACAGAAAGGTGGACTTGACGAGATTTATGCCAACCGCGAACAGAAGATTGACAACCTATTTGCCAAACATCCGAAACTGTTCTGGATCGGTATCGGCAAGAGTGATTTTCTCTATAAGAACAATGCCGAATTGCGCCATTATCTTGATTCCAAAAACTTTAAATATGAATACCTTGAGACCGAAGGCGGTCACATCTGGCGTAACTGGCGAATCTATTTGAGCGAGTTTGTCCCTAAATTATTCAAATAA
- a CDS encoding glycoside hydrolase family 3 C-terminal domain-containing protein: MKRNHILIIAMAVCCCHGFTVSAQPRLQPGNINEVVNAMTVEEKCHLVLGCGMGYGTEVKFPGTAGSTYAIPRLGIPSTYCADSNQGLRMNAHRDYDSRDYFCTDYMTSITLASTWDKQAAYLVGKGIGNETREYGLDWILAPSMNLMRNALCGRNHEYYSEDPYLSGTIAAYYISGIQSEGTAACIKHFAANNQETNRNANDSRVSQRALRELYLRGFELATKIGNPWTVMTAYNSINGKPTCEDPSLTETILRNEWGFKGLVVSDWNAGKSATASMLAGNDMLQPGQDSQYKELLVNVTNGKLPMTVLDRNVKRILQFIVKSHSFADYAYSNEPDLKQHSADDRRIGTEGMVLLKNNDVLPLETGKNIALYGCTSYDIISGGTGFGGTMVSRYTVSLVEGLRKAGFTVYKQLLNQYKTHIVSEQKRLYPNGLPPFALRPLNRPEEIEMTDQQLQENARNTDVAVITIGRKSGEAADRTQDEFNLYNKELKMIRQVSDAYHKEGKKVVVLLNICSPIETSSWKSLVDGILCTWQSGEQIGNSIADVVSGAVNPSGKLPVTFQNAYGDAASDKNFPSDVKDMKDLASMYMWGGDKQNTKREPKANIDYTDYDEDIYVGYRYFDSFAKQVSFPFGFGLSYTTFAYDQAKVIQQGKVYTVSVEVKNTGKRAGRNVVELFVAAPESKHLNKPAKELRDYTKTHLLQPDESEIITMKVNADDLASFNEKASAWKTDAGTYQFLICSSANDVETRCQATVKASIRKVNNVMKPLVKLHLLHR, encoded by the coding sequence ATGAAAAGAAATCATATCTTAATAATAGCTATGGCGGTTTGTTGCTGCCATGGCTTCACCGTCTCTGCACAGCCACGTTTGCAGCCTGGGAATATCAACGAAGTGGTAAATGCCATGACCGTTGAAGAAAAATGCCACCTTGTTTTAGGCTGCGGGATGGGCTATGGAACCGAGGTGAAGTTTCCTGGTACGGCAGGAAGTACCTACGCTATTCCCCGCTTGGGCATACCATCTACCTACTGTGCTGACAGCAATCAAGGACTCCGGATGAATGCCCATCGCGACTATGATAGCCGCGATTACTTCTGTACTGACTATATGACAAGCATCACTCTGGCCTCAACTTGGGACAAACAAGCAGCCTATCTCGTCGGGAAAGGCATCGGGAACGAGACCCGAGAATATGGACTCGACTGGATTCTTGCACCGAGCATGAACCTCATGCGTAATGCTCTCTGTGGTCGTAACCACGAATATTATTCCGAAGACCCCTATCTTTCGGGCACAATTGCAGCCTATTATATTTCGGGGATCCAAAGCGAGGGCACGGCAGCCTGCATCAAGCATTTTGCTGCCAACAATCAGGAAACCAACCGCAATGCCAACGACAGCCGTGTCAGTCAACGTGCCTTACGCGAACTTTACTTGCGTGGCTTCGAATTAGCCACTAAGATTGGCAATCCATGGACTGTCATGACTGCCTACAACAGTATTAATGGGAAGCCTACATGTGAAGACCCTTCACTTACTGAAACCATACTCCGCAACGAGTGGGGATTTAAGGGATTGGTGGTATCCGACTGGAATGCAGGTAAGAGTGCTACAGCTTCAATGTTAGCAGGCAACGATATGTTGCAACCCGGACAGGACAGTCAGTATAAGGAACTGCTGGTTAATGTGACGAACGGAAAGCTGCCAATGACCGTATTAGACCGCAATGTAAAGCGCATTTTGCAATTCATAGTCAAGAGTCACAGCTTTGCCGACTACGCATATTCCAATGAACCCGACCTGAAACAGCATTCTGCCGACGACCGAAGAATTGGTACCGAGGGCATGGTCTTGCTAAAAAACAACGATGTTTTACCATTAGAGACAGGAAAAAACATAGCCCTTTATGGCTGCACAAGCTATGACATCATTTCTGGTGGAACAGGCTTTGGTGGTACGATGGTGAGCCGTTACACGGTCTCGCTCGTCGAAGGGCTCCGCAAAGCTGGTTTCACAGTTTACAAACAACTTCTAAACCAATATAAAACGCATATCGTATCGGAACAGAAGCGACTTTATCCTAACGGGCTTCCTCCGTTTGCCCTACGTCCACTCAATCGCCCCGAAGAAATTGAAATGACAGACCAACAACTGCAAGAAAACGCAAGAAACACAGATGTTGCCGTCATCACCATAGGCAGAAAGAGTGGTGAAGCCGCCGACCGAACGCAAGATGAGTTTAATCTTTACAATAAAGAGCTGAAGATGATACGACAGGTGAGCGATGCTTATCACAAGGAAGGCAAAAAAGTTGTCGTACTACTCAATATTTGCAGTCCTATCGAAACGAGCTCATGGAAGTCTCTTGTCGATGGTATTCTCTGTACTTGGCAGAGCGGAGAACAGATTGGCAACAGCATTGCCGACGTAGTTTCAGGTGCAGTTAACCCTTCTGGAAAACTTCCTGTCACATTCCAAAATGCCTATGGTGACGCTGCGTCCGACAAAAACTTTCCGTCCGACGTGAAAGATATGAAGGATTTGGCATCTATGTACATGTGGGGGGGTGACAAGCAGAACACCAAACGCGAGCCTAAAGCCAATATCGACTACACCGATTATGACGAGGATATATACGTGGGCTACCGCTATTTCGACAGTTTCGCCAAGCAAGTCAGTTTCCCATTTGGCTTTGGTCTGTCCTACACAACCTTTGCCTACGATCAGGCAAAAGTCATTCAGCAGGGCAAGGTCTATACCGTAAGCGTCGAGGTAAAGAATACTGGCAAACGTGCAGGACGCAATGTTGTAGAGCTGTTTGTAGCCGCACCAGAAAGCAAGCATCTCAATAAACCAGCCAAAGAGCTGCGTGATTATACCAAGACACAC
- a CDS encoding SusC/RagA family TonB-linked outer membrane protein produces MEKVKSIRLLTLFLLTIMCLPTWAQELMNVSGRVVDDTQEPMIGVSVVEKGTTNGSVTDLDGVFKLKARKGATLVISYIGYATQEVKAGQNLKIVIKEDSKILDDVVVVGYGIQKKSSVTGAISQVKAEDIENRTITDAKQALQGKTAGVQIVSSSAAPGSSPTVRIRGFSSNVSSEPLYVVDGIRMSDISGIDPNDIASMEILKDAASAAIYGAEAGNGVVLITTKKGKAGEGHISYSFQYTGQSLARVPKMLNAEEYIQYMTEGNTFTKDYLSANWDGKTDTKWTDVAFEDSKMTKHNLGFSGGNDRGNYYLSLSYLNNDGIVKGDADTYQRLTATINSEYKIKSWLKVGTTNQTEKYNVRQVSSNSEYGSLLTSVLMLDPLTPDTYANGTLPFHVQNALNNKKHLLTDANGNYYGISNFYAGEQYHPMIMRDNNLARNSGFNINGSIYADFTPIKGFTFTSRFGYRLAGTRSSTTSLPFYGNGVQSRDYVSQSSQSSTSIYYQWENFANYLMSLGKHNINTMVGMSYQESTYDYVQGGLNANGEDALLKNDPLFYYLNFASASAVKSVAGEKTRTAKLSYFGRLSYDYAGKYYAQFSLRADAADLALLPKNTRWGYFPAASLGWTVSEEKFFTPLRNTINSLKLRASWGQNGSLSALSGYSYSTDMTQSGLYPFTSGINYLRGVSPSTMGNDNLKWETSEQTDIGIDAYAFNSRLNFSMDYFNKKTKDLLIWNTTPSLEIGGNTSPINAGNVSNKGFEFELGWRDHIKDFSYGIRANLATISNKVTYIDPSITRLAGSTFHTYTVTYFEQNYPVYYFRGYKFAGIDPKTGNPTFADLDKSGNISDGDLTYIGDAIPNFTYGLTITAAYKGFDLTIFGTGSQGNDIFNCINRPDYAASNKQKELFYTDRWTVNHTKATQPRAGAANMDKYACSSAMVFDGSYFKIKQIQLGLTLPKKWISKIAVSNARVYLSLDDFFTFTKYKGFDPEASANATSGMGIDKGTYPMSKKFVLGFNIDF; encoded by the coding sequence ATGGAAAAAGTTAAATCTATCAGGTTACTAACCTTATTTCTTTTGACAATTATGTGCCTGCCTACATGGGCACAGGAACTCATGAATGTTTCCGGTCGTGTCGTTGATGACACACAAGAACCAATGATTGGCGTAAGCGTTGTCGAAAAAGGAACGACAAACGGTTCCGTAACCGATCTTGACGGAGTATTCAAACTAAAAGCGCGCAAGGGCGCAACGCTTGTTATCTCTTACATCGGTTATGCCACGCAAGAGGTCAAGGCCGGACAAAATCTAAAGATCGTCATTAAGGAAGACTCTAAAATCCTTGATGATGTAGTCGTTGTCGGTTATGGTATTCAGAAAAAAAGTTCGGTAACAGGTGCTATTTCTCAAGTGAAAGCCGAAGATATAGAAAACCGAACCATCACCGATGCAAAGCAGGCCTTGCAGGGAAAGACAGCCGGAGTGCAGATTGTTTCGTCTTCTGCCGCCCCAGGATCAAGCCCTACCGTACGCATTCGTGGCTTCTCTTCAAATGTAAGTTCAGAGCCTCTTTACGTTGTAGACGGTATCCGAATGAGCGACATCAGCGGCATTGACCCGAATGACATTGCCTCTATGGAAATTCTGAAAGACGCTGCCAGTGCTGCCATCTACGGTGCAGAAGCCGGAAATGGTGTTGTTTTGATCACTACCAAGAAAGGAAAAGCGGGCGAAGGTCACATCAGTTACAGTTTCCAATACACAGGACAGTCACTCGCCCGCGTTCCCAAAATGCTCAATGCAGAGGAGTATATCCAGTATATGACCGAGGGTAACACCTTTACCAAAGACTACCTGTCAGCTAACTGGGACGGAAAGACCGACACTAAATGGACAGATGTGGCTTTTGAAGATAGCAAAATGACGAAACACAACCTTGGTTTCAGCGGCGGAAATGACCGTGGCAACTATTATCTGTCACTCTCTTATCTTAACAACGACGGTATCGTCAAAGGTGATGCTGATACCTATCAGCGTCTCACCGCTACCATCAACTCTGAATATAAGATTAAAAGTTGGCTCAAGGTGGGTACAACCAACCAGACTGAAAAATACAATGTACGCCAGGTTTCAAGTAATAGCGAATACGGTTCTCTGCTCACTTCCGTGTTGATGCTTGACCCGTTGACACCAGACACCTATGCCAACGGCACACTCCCTTTCCACGTGCAGAATGCTTTGAACAACAAAAAGCATCTCCTTACCGATGCCAATGGCAACTATTACGGTATTTCCAACTTCTATGCAGGCGAGCAATATCACCCAATGATCATGCGTGATAACAATTTGGCAAGGAACAGTGGCTTCAACATCAATGGCTCTATTTATGCAGACTTCACTCCTATTAAAGGCTTTACCTTTACGTCACGCTTTGGTTATCGCCTTGCTGGAACCCGCAGCAGCACAACTAGCCTACCGTTTTATGGCAATGGTGTGCAGAGCAGAGATTACGTAAGCCAAAGCAGCCAAAGTTCAACCTCGATCTATTATCAATGGGAAAACTTTGCCAACTATCTAATGAGTTTAGGCAAACACAATATTAACACCATGGTCGGCATGTCATATCAGGAATCAACCTATGACTATGTTCAGGGAGGACTCAACGCAAACGGTGAAGATGCACTGCTCAAAAACGACCCTCTCTTCTATTATCTTAATTTCGCATCAGCTTCAGCCGTTAAGAGTGTTGCCGGCGAAAAGACCCGCACAGCAAAACTCTCTTACTTTGGACGTTTGAGCTATGACTATGCAGGCAAATACTATGCACAGTTCTCTCTGCGTGCCGATGCAGCCGACCTTGCCCTGCTTCCCAAGAATACCCGTTGGGGGTATTTCCCTGCAGCATCATTAGGTTGGACGGTATCTGAGGAAAAATTCTTTACCCCTTTGCGCAACACCATCAACAGTTTGAAGTTGCGTGCTAGCTGGGGACAGAACGGTAGTCTTTCAGCTTTAAGCGGATATTCCTACAGTACAGATATGACTCAGTCAGGACTTTATCCTTTCACCAGTGGAATCAATTACCTACGCGGGGTCAGTCCATCAACAATGGGTAATGATAACCTTAAATGGGAGACTTCAGAACAGACCGACATTGGTATTGATGCCTATGCCTTCAACAGTCGACTGAACTTCAGCATGGACTATTTTAACAAAAAGACCAAAGACCTTCTGATTTGGAACACCACCCCATCTCTTGAGATTGGCGGTAACACATCACCAATCAATGCAGGAAACGTGTCCAACAAAGGTTTTGAATTTGAACTCGGATGGCGTGACCACATCAAGGACTTCAGCTATGGAATCCGTGCAAACCTTGCTACTATAAGCAATAAAGTGACCTATATTGATCCTTCTATTACCCGCCTTGCCGGTTCTACTTTCCACACATACACCGTAACCTACTTTGAGCAGAACTATCCTGTCTACTACTTCCGTGGCTATAAATTCGCAGGAATCGACCCAAAAACAGGTAATCCAACCTTTGCAGATCTTGACAAGAGCGGAAACATCAGCGATGGAGACCTCACTTATATCGGCGACGCTATCCCTAATTTTACGTATGGTTTGACTATTACGGCAGCCTATAAAGGCTTTGACCTCACCATATTCGGTACAGGTTCACAGGGCAACGACATATTCAACTGCATCAACCGCCCTGACTATGCAGCCAGCAACAAGCAGAAAGAACTATTCTATACTGACAGATGGACAGTTAACCACACTAAAGCCACCCAGCCACGTGCCGGTGCTGCCAATATGGACAAGTATGCCTGCTCAAGCGCAATGGTCTTTGATGGGTCCTATTTCAAGATTAAACAAATCCAGTTAGGCTTGACATTACCTAAGAAATGGATAAGCAAGATTGCTGTCAGCAATGCACGTGTTTACCTATCTCTTGACGACTTCTTCACCTTTACCAAGTATAAAGGATTCGACCCAGAGGCTTCTGCTAATGCAACATCAGGCATGGGCATTGATAAGGGTACCTACCCTATGTCAAAGAAGTTTGTCTTAGGCTTCAACATAGACTTTTAA